The Nostoc sp. 'Lobaria pulmonaria (5183) cyanobiont' DNA window TAGAGCAGCGATTCTACCCCGTAAAGGTACCAGGATTTGGCAGCATGGCAATAGCAAAGCCGAACGACACAATCGAGATGAAAACTTACGACACATTCGTGAAAATGAGCTGATATGAAAACTTGCGATGAGTTGCAGATCAGCGGCACAGTTGCCATTGTTGGGGCTGGTCCGGCTGGCTTAACACTAGCGCGGCTACTACAGATGCGGGGCTTCTCCGTGAGGGTCTTCGAGCGGGACGACTCGCCAACCTCGCGCATGCAAGGCGGCAGCCTGGACCTGCGCCCCAACTCGGGCCAGCGGGCGATACGTCAGGCCGGACTGGGTCATGCTTTCGAGCAAGCTTCACGGAGCGAAGCCAAATCCTTCAAGATGCTGGATTGGCAAGGCGAGGTCCGCACCGAGGTCGAAGCCGAAAGCCAAGAGGATAACGGTCCGGAGATCGACCGCGGCGAACTGCGTCGGCTGCTGCTTGACTCGGTCTCCCCTGGCACGATTACCTGGGGCCACGTCGCCAAGGATGTCTTACCCGAGACAGGCGGACGGTGGCGTCTGGAGTTCAAAGAGCAAGCGTCTGTCACCGCCGATCTCATCGTCGGTGCTGACGGCATAGGCTCACGGGTCCGACCCTATCTGACACCGATACGCCCCCAGTACTTCGGGCTGACGATGCTCGCGGCAGTCATCCGCAAAGAACTCTGGCGCGACTCCGAGCTATCGGAGCTACTCGGCGAGGGATCGATGCTCGTCTCCGGCGGCGGACAAACCATTTGGGTGCAGCGTTGCGCCCACGACCTGATCCGTCTCTACTTCTCGATGGCGATTGCCGAGGACTGGCCCAAATCGCAAGGCTTCACGCTCGACGACACGAAGGCCGTCCTCAAATTCGTCACAGCAGCCTACCACGACTGGTCGCCCAATCTGATCACGATGATGACGCAGGTCGAAGGCAGCTTTGAACGCTGGCCCCTCTACGTCATGCCGCCAGACCATCGGTGGACGACGCAGCCAGGTCTGACTATGGTCGGCGATGCCTCGCACGTCATGCCGCCGTTCACTGGCAAGGGGGTGAACCTGGCTCTGCTCGACGCGCTAGAGCTGGCCGACAGCTTGATGGTCGACCCGGCCGCCTCCGTGACCGCAGCTGTGGAGACCTTCGAGACGCGCATGCAGGAACGCACGCAGCAGGAGATCAGTGAATGCCTTGATCGCGGGCGGGAAATTTATGGGATCGACATCCACTTCGACCGGCAGCCAAGTGCCTAAGCGCGGTGCCGCAATCTGGATACAAACATCCATGCCTAGGGACAGCCATGACCGTTGATCAAAATCTTATCGCTTCTGCTGGCGACCACTTGGAGGTCACGGACGCCCTGGGGGGTGGGGTGTTAGGGACTTTTGCAATAGGTATAATCAATCATCTTCATCAAAGGTGGTTGTGAGATCCTGAGTAGTCCCCTGCTTACCCTGACTCGTCAGAAATACAAATACACGATTGAGCCGCTTCACCCCACTTAGGGTAATCAGAGTCAGTAAGCCTCCCAATAATCCCATTTGCCACAGACCACAACCAATTGCAGCCCCCAATCCGGCCGCCGTCCAGACACAGGCGCCTGTAGTTAAACCCTTTACTTTTGGCGTTGCAGATTTCCTTGGAGACTCTTGTAAAATCAATCCGGCTCCGAGAAATCCGATCCCGGTAGCTACACCTTGAATTGTGCGACTCAGTGCATTGGTAGCAGCATAGGGACTCTCGCCCTCAGCCTGCAAAGGAATCATCACGAATAGTGCTGCTCCCATACTCACGAGCATAAATGTTCTCATCCCTGCTGGTCTACCCCCTTGCTGACGGTTAAATCCAATCAAGCAACCAACCAGGAGCGCCAAAGACAATCTAAACGCTATATGTGGCCAATCGTTGGCAGCAATAAACATCGGCCCCATTGCCTTATTTCTCCTAAAGACAGAACGGAATTTTGCGCCTATTGCCAGTGGACTGGATAGCTACCCACGTTTATAGCTGAAAACTAAGTACATTAAGTCAATCAGCTTGGCGTACATTTAGGTTAATTTAACAGAAGGTTAAGGATAAGTAAACTAATATACACAACGATGCTATTGCTGTATTCTCCCTAGAGACAGAAAGAAGGGGGCAGGGGGAGATGAGGGGACATGGGGAATAACTCCCCAATCCCCAATTTTTTTTTGATTGCTAGCTTATTGAACACTGCCTAATATACATTGGTCTGATAGAGATACCGGAGTTTTCTGAAAAACTTCTTGCTGGGTTAAGTAGAATATGTGATACTCTAAAAGCTATAAATAAATAACGGTAATTAGATAGAATTGCCGTAGTTTAAAAGGACAAGATTCATGCAGCTACTATGGTTCATCCCAACCCACGGCGACGGACGTTACCTTGCAACTGCTACAGGCGGACGGGCAGTAAGCTTTCCTTATCTGCGGCAGATTGCCCAAGCGGTGGATGACCTTGGTTATACAGGGGCATTGCTACCCACGGGGCGTTCTTGCGAAGATGCTTGGATTGTAGCGTCAACACTGGTATCACTGACGCGACAGATGCGTTTTTTGGTGGCGATTCGTCCCGGCTTGGTATCGCCTGGAGTGGCAGCGCGGATGGCGGCGACTTTCGATCGCCTCTCTGGTGGACGCTTGCTGATTAATGTCGTGACAGGTGGCGATCCGGTAGAGTTAGCGGGAGATGGCTTGCATTTGGATCACGATCAACGCTATGAATTAACAGATGAATTTTTAACAGTATGGCGAGCGATCGCTAGTGGTGAACAAGCCAATCTCCAAGGAGACTATTTCAACATTCAGGATGGGAAACTGCTGTTTCCACCTGTCCAAAAGCCATATCCGCCCTTGTGGTTTGGCGGTTCCTCTCCCATCGCCCAAAAAATTGCTGCCAAGCATATAGATGTCTATCTGACTTGGGGCGAACCACCGGCGCAAGTAGCCGAAAAAATTGCATCAGTTCGCAGGCTTGCAGAAACACAAGGCCGAACTTTGCAGTTTGGGATTCGCCTACATGTGATTGTGCGGGAAACCGAGAGTGAAGCTTGGGATGCGGCGAATCAATTGATTAAGTATGTAGATGATGAGGCGATCGCTAAAGCCCAAAAAGCTTATGCCCGGATGGATTCAGTTGGACAACAGCGAATGACTCAATTACACCACGGTAATCGTGAGGCCTTAGAGATCAGCCCGAACCTGTGGGCGGGAGTCGGTTTAGTCCGGGGTGGTGCAGGAACAGCCCTAGTAGGCGATCCCCAAACCGTAGCTGTCAGGATATTGGAATATGCTTCTTTGGGTGTTGAGTCCTTTATCCTCTCTGGCTATCCCCACCTAGAGGAAGCTTATCGAGTTGCAGAACTTCTATTTCCCCATCTGCCATTAGAGAATTTGCCCGCAGTGGAGAAGCAACATGTCTTAAGTCCATTTGGTGAGATTGTGGCAAATGAAGATTTCCCTAAGCAAAAGCCTCAAGAAAGAGCAACGTCCATATCCTAGTAATTATAAACTAGGAGATTCACAGCCATGCTGCACCAACAAATCGACCAAAAAATCTCAGAAAAAGAAGCGTGGGCATTGCGTCGTCAATTGGGAGTCCCTAACAATAAACGCTTGTGGGTACTAGCTTGCATGGATGAACGTTTACCAGTGGAGAAAGCATTAGGAATTGGTGAAGGAGATGCTCATATTTTTCGTAATGCTGGGGGGTTAGTTACAGATGATGCGATTCGGTCAGCGATGTTAACTACACAGTTTTTTGGCACCGAAGAAATCATCGTCATTAATCATACCGAATGTGGCATGATGACAGCATCAGGAGACTTTCTCAGTGAGGTATTGCGAAATCAAGGTATTGACGTGGATCAAGTTAGTGTCGATCCTGCTTTGCCAGAATTGAAGCTACCAAAAGGCGTTTTTTCCAAATGGATCAAAACGTTTACCGATGTGGATGAAATCTGCATACAGCAGGTGGAATTATTGCGTAATTCTCCTTTAATTCCCCAAGATGTAGTTATTCATGGCTACATCTGGGAAGTAGAGAATATGAGTTTACGCCGTCCCTACAAACGTCTGAGTGAGAAGGTTAACACAGCATCAGCTATGAAGACCAAAACTGCAAAACATACTGAACCCATTTTAGAAATTGGGAGTTTAATTGAATGACAAATATTCTAGCGATCGCAGGTAGTCCAACCCATCCATCTAGAACCTATGGTGTTGTTGAATACACTGCCAACCTTTTACAGCAAGAAGGCTTGCATGTAGATATTATTTCAGTTCGGGATTTGCCTGCTGAAGATTTAGTTTTTGGACGATACGACAGCCCGGCTTTAGAACAGCCAAAAGCTTTATTAGCAAAGGCAGATGGTGTGATTATTGCCACCCCAATTTACAAAGCTGCTTACACAGGAGTGCTAAAAACATTTCTAGATTTGCTGCCACAAAAATCATTAACAGGTAAACCCGTCTTACCAATTGCTCTGGGTGGAACGATCGCTCATTTATTGGCAATTGAATACGCTCTGAAACCTGTGTTATCTGAATTAGGAGCGCGGCATATCCTAGCCACCATTTATGCGGTAGACAAACAAATTCAACGACAAGCTGATAACAGCGTCCTCTTAGATGAGGAAATTGAGCAAAGACTCAAAGACGTTCTCAAGGAATTTGTTAAAGCTGTAGAATATGATGCCGCAGCGTCTCAAGAATTGGTTCATGCCAATTAAATAATCAAGTTTATACCTCCGTTTGCTTGTAGCAGAGGGGTAATTTATACCCATCTGCTACCTTTTTTTAAAAGTTAATCATATCAACATAAATTTCTTCTCAAAAATTTCACTTTTATAGCGATATTCAAATGAATATAGCGGTTCTCGTTTGGATGCAATACATTTTGACCTCTCTCTAAACCTCTCTCCTAAAAGGAGAGAGGCTTTGAATCTTACTCCCCAACGCTAGCTCTTAAGGGGCTGGGGGTTAGGTCTGTATTGGACTCAACCGAGAAGCGCTACAGACTACGCCCAGACCGTCCAGGTCTGTCAATAAATCGGTTCGAGGAATGTAATCTAAATAAGAGAAAATATCTGGAAGCGTACCAAACTCAAACGTTAGATGGGGAACACGGATGTGGGAACCTAACCAAACAGTCAGACGCATGACACTAAAATTTGACTTTTCGTTATGCGACAACACATGCACTAGCCAATCAATTTCCGTACCAGAAAAAGCCTTAAGTGAACCCTATAAATTACCGTCAATACTACTGTAGCTATTTAAATCATTTGTAAAATCTGCTGGATTCAGCTGAAAACGATTCTCTAGCTTTTGTCGCAATTGGTTTGTAATACTCCATAACTGCTCAAATACAGATGTATTATCTGAGTTTACTTTTTGGTAAATCATTATTTTTTTTGCTGGTACATTGAGGATGAACAATAAAAACTTTCATGATTGCTTCTTAATTTTAAAAACTAAGCAAATCTGGGATACATCAGTACCACTTTTGTGAAGATAAATTTAATTTTTTTATTTACTTATAATGTCAACTCGCCAATTGCTACAAGTTCGTTTACAATTTGGCGTTTGATTTTTTCACTTTGGATATCCAACCTTTGTATGAGTTCAGAATTTCTGAATAGGGAACTATGGTTTCAAATATTAGCTCAGATAGTGAAGGTGAGAAGCGATGGGGAAAAAGTTTGTGCAGAGTTTTGGCAATATTTTCCCTGAATATAAATTCAATAAACAATCCCATAGTCGAGGGAAATGCGTTATCCCCAAGCTCAACTAAGGCGTGAGCATCTTGCTTCCGGCGAACAGTAAATTGTTCAATAACCTCCTCAATATTGTCAGAATACTCGTCTAAAAGGTTGTCAAACAAGACAACATCTTCAAGTGCCGCATTGCAACCTTGACCAATAGAAGAAGATACGGCATGTGCTGCATCTCCCAGAAGTAGGACACTATCACCTTGGTGATAACGGTTACAACGAATTGTTAAAATTCTTGATACAGGTCTAGTGA harbors:
- a CDS encoding FAD-dependent oxidoreductase; this encodes MKTCDELQISGTVAIVGAGPAGLTLARLLQMRGFSVRVFERDDSPTSRMQGGSLDLRPNSGQRAIRQAGLGHAFEQASRSEAKSFKMLDWQGEVRTEVEAESQEDNGPEIDRGELRRLLLDSVSPGTITWGHVAKDVLPETGGRWRLEFKEQASVTADLIVGADGIGSRVRPYLTPIRPQYFGLTMLAAVIRKELWRDSELSELLGEGSMLVSGGGQTIWVQRCAHDLIRLYFSMAIAEDWPKSQGFTLDDTKAVLKFVTAAYHDWSPNLITMMTQVEGSFERWPLYVMPPDHRWTTQPGLTMVGDASHVMPPFTGKGVNLALLDALELADSLMVDPAASVTAAVETFETRMQERTQQEISECLDRGREIYGIDIHFDRQPSA
- a CDS encoding MgtC/SapB family protein: MGPMFIAANDWPHIAFRLSLALLVGCLIGFNRQQGGRPAGMRTFMLVSMGAALFVMIPLQAEGESPYAATNALSRTIQGVATGIGFLGAGLILQESPRKSATPKVKGLTTGACVWTAAGLGAAIGCGLWQMGLLGGLLTLITLSGVKRLNRVFVFLTSQGKQGTTQDLTTTFDEDD
- the ssuD gene encoding FMNH2-dependent alkanesulfonate monooxygenase, which translates into the protein MQLLWFIPTHGDGRYLATATGGRAVSFPYLRQIAQAVDDLGYTGALLPTGRSCEDAWIVASTLVSLTRQMRFLVAIRPGLVSPGVAARMAATFDRLSGGRLLINVVTGGDPVELAGDGLHLDHDQRYELTDEFLTVWRAIASGEQANLQGDYFNIQDGKLLFPPVQKPYPPLWFGGSSPIAQKIAAKHIDVYLTWGEPPAQVAEKIASVRRLAETQGRTLQFGIRLHVIVRETESEAWDAANQLIKYVDDEAIAKAQKAYARMDSVGQQRMTQLHHGNREALEISPNLWAGVGLVRGGAGTALVGDPQTVAVRILEYASLGVESFILSGYPHLEEAYRVAELLFPHLPLENLPAVEKQHVLSPFGEIVANEDFPKQKPQERATSIS
- a CDS encoding beta-class carbonic anhydrase, translating into MLHQQIDQKISEKEAWALRRQLGVPNNKRLWVLACMDERLPVEKALGIGEGDAHIFRNAGGLVTDDAIRSAMLTTQFFGTEEIIVINHTECGMMTASGDFLSEVLRNQGIDVDQVSVDPALPELKLPKGVFSKWIKTFTDVDEICIQQVELLRNSPLIPQDVVIHGYIWEVENMSLRRPYKRLSEKVNTASAMKTKTAKHTEPILEIGSLIE
- the ssuE gene encoding NADPH-dependent FMN reductase, whose translation is MTNILAIAGSPTHPSRTYGVVEYTANLLQQEGLHVDIISVRDLPAEDLVFGRYDSPALEQPKALLAKADGVIIATPIYKAAYTGVLKTFLDLLPQKSLTGKPVLPIALGGTIAHLLAIEYALKPVLSELGARHILATIYAVDKQIQRQADNSVLLDEEIEQRLKDVLKEFVKAVEYDAAASQELVHAN